In Nocardia sp. NBC_01327, the genomic stretch CTGGCCGTCGGTCTCGCGCTCGGATTCGCCGCTGCCTTCGGCGGATTCGGCGCCTTCGCCATCGTCCTGGTGTTCGCCGCGCTGGGCCTGGTCGCCGGGCGCTGGCTGGACGGCGAGATCGACCTGTCCGGATTATTGCGCTCGGCCCGGGACCGGGGCCGGCGATGACCACCGCCGTCGTACTCGAACCCGCGGGACGGACGACGGTGAGTAAGCGTGCCGTGGAACGCATTGCGGCGCGCGCCGCCCGCGAGGTCGACGGCGTCGTGGACGGGGTCACGGTGGATGCCAGTGTGTCCGGTGATTCCGCCGTGCTGCGCATGCGGGTGCCGATCCGGTATCCGCTGCCGGTGATTCGGATCGCCGAGCAGTGCCGGACCCATGTGATTCGCCGGACCGGTGAGCTCACCGGGCTCACGGTGACGGGTCTGGATATCGCGATCGCCGCCATGGTCGTCGAATCCGCCTCGGCGGCAGCCGATTCCGGGCGGAGGGTGCGGTGATCCGCCGGCCGCGCCGGGTCGGCCCGGCCGTGGTGGTGGCGCTGGTGCTGCTCGCACTGTGCGTCGTCACGGCGGTCTCGCTGATCGGGCGGCTGCTGGGCAGATCGGAAGTGGTGTCCTACTACTCGGTCGCGCACCGATTGCACGACACCCGATGGAGTGACGGGCTGGTGCTCGGCGTGGGCGTGGCCGCCGCGGTGGCGGGTGCGCTCCTGCTCGCGCTGGCGCTGCTGCCGGGACGGCCGGTGGTGATGGCGCTCGACGAGATCGACGGCAGCTCCGCCGGAGTGTCGCGGCGTAGTCTGCGTGCCGCCCTGCGACGTGCGGCCGATGCCGTGCACGGTGTGGATTCGGCCCGAGTTCGCTTGGGGAACAAGAAGATTCTGGTGTCGGCGCGTACCGGGCGCGCCGGCTCGAACGAGGTGGACGGCGCGGTGCGGGATGCGGTGGCTGGCATGCTGGAGCGCATTGCCCCGGCTCGACCGGCGACCGTTCGTACCCGGCTGCGATCGACCGGCAAAGGGGAGAATCGATGACGTCGATCAATCGTCCGGCCCGGCTCAACCGGGCACTGCTCGGACTGCTGGGCCTGGTGCTGCTGGCGGCGGGCGGGTACGCGATCGCCGCCAATCGCGGCCGCCTCGGCTGGCTGGATTCGCATGGGACACTCGCCCCGGGCACCGCCGCACCGCCGCGCTGGGTGCTGATGGTCATTGTGGCCGGGGCCATTGTGATCGGATTGCTGTGTCTGCGTTGGCTACTCGCGCAGGTGTTCCGATTGCCGCGTTCGGTGGAATGGGACCTGTCCGACGGAGAGTCTTCCGGGGCAACGGTATTGGCGTCGTCGGTCGCCGCCGATGCGGTGGCGGCCGATATCGAGAGTTATGCCGACGCCCGGTCGGTGTCGGCGTTCCTGTCGGGTCCGGGGCGGGCGCCGGAACTGCATCTCATTGTCACGGCCGAGCCCGGTGCGGATATCACCGCGCTGCGCCGCCGGATTCTCGGCGAGGCGGTGGCCCGGCTGCGGGAGGCGCTCGGGGTCGGGGTCGTTCCGGTCACCATGGAATTGCGATTCGCCGACAGCGCCGCCCGCGTGCGCTGACCTGGCAGCACCGGTTTATTCCCTGGGTCGAGCGGGCGGCCGGGCGTTAGTCTCGGGTGCAGTGACCGAGACGAGGGATCGAAAAAGCCACTATGACAACGCAAACCGCAGGCGCCCAGCCGCCCGCCGATGACCGGTACGACGAGTTTCTGGCCGGTGTGCGGCGGGTGTTCGGGGAGTCGATCACCGAGGGCGCCGCGTTGTTCAGTGTCCGCGGCGACGGTTTGTTCGAGGTATTCCTCCAAGCCCTCTCCCCGGAGCTCGCCGCTGAAAACAGTTGCGGCACCTGCCGGACCTTCGTGCGCCGCTATGGCGGACTGGTGACCGTCGGCCCGGACGGGAAGACGAAATCCGTGCTGTGGTCGGCGAATACCGCGCCGCCGGAGTACGCGCGGGCGGTGGCGGCACTGGCCGCGCAGGTGGAGAACGCGCCCATCACCTCGGTGTTCCGCTCGAGTGCGGCACAGTGGGGAGATCCGGAACGCGGCTCGTGGACTCATCTCGCGGTCACTCCGCCCGAGCGTCTGGTGCATACGCCCTCGGCGCTGGCGACGACCTCGCAGTATGTCGCCGCGAAGAATGCCGATCGGGGAACACTCGAGCGTGCCCTCGCCGAGTTTCCGTCAGGCGTCGTGAAAAAGGCGGTGGCCCTGCTGCGTACCGAGCAGCTCTACCGTTCGGACGCGATCCTCGGCGCCGGCGCCTGGCTGTCGGAATTGCACAAGCAGCTCGACTCGGTGCGCGGAAAAGGCGATACCGCGCAGCGCCGCCGCGACAATCTCCTCTGGCTGGCCGCCGCGACCGCACCGGCGGGCTACTGCCACGTCAAGAGCGGCATGATCGGCACCCTGCTGACCGATCTCGCCGACGATCTGCCCTTCGACAGCGTCAAGCGGCGCTTCGCGGAGAAGATGCATCCGCTGCAGTACCGCCGCCCCACCGCGGAACCGACGGCGGCGATGATCGCGCGCGCCGAGCGGGTCATCGGCGAGTTGCGGGCGGCCGGTGCGCTGGAGCGCCGCTTCGCGAAGCTGGCCGATGTCCGTCCCCTGTGGTCGCGGGCCGTGGACGCGCCACGGGCGGAGGGTGTTTTCGGGCACCTCGTCCCGGCCCGGAAGGACAGGGCCGCAACCGATCTCGGCGCTGATCCGGTCGTGATCACCTGGGAGAAGTTCGCGCGCACCGTACTTCCGGACGCGGAGCGCCTCGAATTCGAGGTGCCGCAGGCGGCCACCAGCTACGGGGCCATGGTGACCGCGGCCAATCCCGACGCGCCCCCGATCGTGCAGTGGGATGCTCCGGGCAATCGGAATCCGGTGACCTGGTACGTCTATGTCAACGGTTCTCCTGCGTCGCAGTGGGGTCTGCGGCCGGGGGAGTTCCGGGATGTGACGGTCGTGGTCCCGCATCCGGCGACCTGGCATGTCGAGGTCGATCGCACCGGACGCGAGCAGGCCGTGCTCTTCGCCCTCGCGGGTGCGACGGATACCTCCTACAAGGAGGGCGCGGGCTTCTTTCCGGAGTTCCTGCGCAGCGATCTGCACGAGATCCGCAAAACGCTCGAGGCGTATGCGAAGGATGCCGTTGTCGCGGGCAAGGACGAAGCGGAGGTGTGCGGGCTGCTGCTGTCCAAAGGCGGCAAGGTCGGGCACACCTTCCGGGTCACCACG encodes the following:
- a CDS encoding Asp23/Gls24 family envelope stress response protein, which translates into the protein MTTAVVLEPAGRTTVSKRAVERIAARAAREVDGVVDGVTVDASVSGDSAVLRMRVPIRYPLPVIRIAEQCRTHVIRRTGELTGLTVTGLDIAIAAMVVESASAAADSGRRVR
- a CDS encoding DUF6286 domain-containing protein, giving the protein MIRRPRRVGPAVVVALVLLALCVVTAVSLIGRLLGRSEVVSYYSVAHRLHDTRWSDGLVLGVGVAAAVAGALLLALALLPGRPVVMALDEIDGSSAGVSRRSLRAALRRAADAVHGVDSARVRLGNKKILVSARTGRAGSNEVDGAVRDAVAGMLERIAPARPATVRTRLRSTGKGENR
- a CDS encoding alkaline shock response membrane anchor protein AmaP, with translation MTSINRPARLNRALLGLLGLVLLAAGGYAIAANRGRLGWLDSHGTLAPGTAAPPRWVLMVIVAGAIVIGLLCLRWLLAQVFRLPRSVEWDLSDGESSGATVLASSVAADAVAADIESYADARSVSAFLSGPGRAPELHLIVTAEPGADITALRRRILGEAVARLREALGVGVVPVTMELRFADSAARVR